A DNA window from Trichosurus vulpecula isolate mTriVul1 chromosome 2, mTriVul1.pri, whole genome shotgun sequence contains the following coding sequences:
- the LOC118839411 gene encoding 40S ribosomal protein S20-like, protein MAFKDSGKTLVELEVAIHRFRITLTSRNVKSLEKVCADLIRGAKEKNLKVKGPVRMPTKTLRITTRKTPCCEASKTWDRFQMRIHKRLTDLHSPSEIDKQITSISIEPGVELEVTIADA, encoded by the coding sequence ATGGCATTCAAAGACAGCGGCAAGACCCTTGTGGAGCTCGAAGTGGCCATTCACCGGTTCCGGATCACCCTCACCAGCCGCAATGTGAAATCACTTGAGAAAGTATGTGCTGACCTAATTAgaggagccaaagaaaagaacttgaaagtgAAGGGACCTGTTCGAATGCCCACCAAGACACTTCGGATCACAACTAGAAAAACTCCTTGCTGTGAAGCTTCAAAGACTTGGGATCGGTTCCAGATGAGAATCCACAAACGCCTTACTGATTTGCACAGTCCTTCTGAAATTGATAAACAGATCACTTCTATCAGCATTGAACCAGGTGTAGAACTTGAAGTCACCATTGCAGATGCCTAA